A region of the Flintibacter sp. KGMB00164 genome:
CCAGTTCCGCTTTGGAGTAGGGCACTTCCAGCCACAGGACGTTGCCTGCCTCGCCAAAGTGGGCGGCCCGGCGGTTGGTGTTGGCCGCCGCGTCGCTGGCCAGCAGCACCAGGCGGGCCTGACGGGCCCGGCAGACGGCGCCCACCGGCTCCTCGCCGATCTCCAGCCGTCCCGCCTTACGGGCCAGGCCCAGCAGGTGGAGAATGGGATCATTGGGCATCCTGGGGCACCTCCTTCATCTGTTCTTCCAGCGCCTGATATACTTCCTCAGGAAGGGGGGCAGAAAAGGCCCGCTCCAGCGCCTTGGACTTTTTGGCCTTAGCCAGACAGGCGGGATTGGGACACACATAGGCCCCCCGCCCAGGCAGCTTTCCCCGGAAATCCAGGGACACCTGCCCCTCCGGAGAACGGACCACCCGGATCAGTTCCTTTTTCGGCTTCATCTCCCGGCAGCCAACACACTGGCGCATGGGGATCTTCTTGGGCACAGATCTCACCCCTTTCATGACAAAATTGATATGGATTATTCTTCCTCGCTCTCCACAGGCTCCTCAGCCACCAGAGCGTCGTCCTCCAGCTCCTCCTGCTGGATCTCCTCGATGGGCTCCAGGGGAGCGGAGGCGGGCTTAATGTCGATCTTCCAGCCGGTGAGCTTGGCGGCCAGGCGGGCGTTCTGGCCCTCCTTACCGATGGCCAGAGACAGCTGGTCGTCGGGCACTACCACGCGGCAGCTCTTGCCGTCGGGCAGAGGCTCCACGCTGACCACGTCGGCGGGAGAGAGCGCGGCGGCAATGTACTCGGCGGGATCGTCGGAGTACTTGATGATGTCCATCTTCTCGCCCTTGAGCTCCTCCACGATGGTGTTGACACGCTGACCGCGGGGGCCAACACAGGCGCCGATGGGATCTACGTTGGGGTCAGCGGACCAGACCGCCAGCTTGGTGCGGGAGCCGGCCTCACGGGCGATGGAGCGGATCTCCACGGTGCCGTCGTAGATCTCAGGCACTTCCAGCTCAAAGAGGCGCTTGACCAGACCGGGGTGGGTGCGGGAGATAATGACCTGGGGGCCCTTGGTGGCCTTGCGCACCTCCACCATGTACACCTTCAGGCGCTGGCCCTCCACGTAGCTCTCACCCTTGACCTGCTCATTGGCGCCCAGATAGGCGTCGGTGAACTCAGAGCCGGAACTGATGCGCAGGGTGACCGCCCCGTTGCGGGGATCGATGCGGGTAACCACGCCGGTGAGCAGCTCGTGCTCCTTGGAGGAGAACTCGTCGTACACCATGCCCTGCTCGGCCTCGCGGATGCCCTGGATGATGACCTGGCGGGCAGTCTGAGCGGCAATGCGGCCAAAGCTCTTGGGCTTGACCTCAATGCGCACCACATCGCCCAGCTCGGCCCGGGGCAGGGCGGCCTTGGCCTCCTGCAGGCTGATCTCGGTGTTGGGATTGTCCACGACCTCTACTACATCCTTCTTCAGGAACATGCGGACGGTGTTGGTCTCGGGGTTGGCGTCCACAATCAGGTTATCGCCCACGCCCTCATGGTCCCGGCGGTACGCCGACACCAGAGCCTGGGTGATCTTCTCCATCATATAACCGGGCTTGATGCCCTTCTCCTGCTCGATCTGAGCAATGGCGGCAAAAAATTCCTGTCCATCCAGCTCGTTGCTATTGACCTTTTTCGTTGTTCTCTTAGCCACGTCGGTCTCCTCCTACTATTCTCAGAAGCGGGGGTACAGCCGTACCAGCGCCAATTCTTTCTTCTCAAATTTCATGGGCGCGCCGCCCACATTCAGGGTCACGTCTCCGTCCTCATAGGACTCCAGCAGCCCCACATAGTCCTTCCGGCCGTCCCGGGCCCGGTAGAGTTTGACCTCCA
Encoded here:
- the nusA gene encoding transcription termination factor NusA — encoded protein: MAKRTTKKVNSNELDGQEFFAAIAQIEQEKGIKPGYMMEKITQALVSAYRRDHEGVGDNLIVDANPETNTVRMFLKKDVVEVVDNPNTEISLQEAKAALPRAELGDVVRIEVKPKSFGRIAAQTARQVIIQGIREAEQGMVYDEFSSKEHELLTGVVTRIDPRNGAVTLRISSGSEFTDAYLGANEQVKGESYVEGQRLKVYMVEVRKATKGPQVIISRTHPGLVKRLFELEVPEIYDGTVEIRSIAREAGSRTKLAVWSADPNVDPIGACVGPRGQRVNTIVEELKGEKMDIIKYSDDPAEYIAAALSPADVVSVEPLPDGKSCRVVVPDDQLSLAIGKEGQNARLAAKLTGWKIDIKPASAPLEPIEEIQQEELEDDALVAEEPVESEEE
- a CDS encoding YlxR family protein, whose translation is MPKKIPMRQCVGCREMKPKKELIRVVRSPEGQVSLDFRGKLPGRGAYVCPNPACLAKAKKSKALERAFSAPLPEEVYQALEEQMKEVPQDAQ